The following are from one region of the Polaribacter marinaquae genome:
- a CDS encoding DMT family transporter — MNNQQQKWLYLTLLSLVWGSSFILMKKALLGVTPIQLGALRMIFTSIFLLLVAFPSLKKIKKKHYKYIVFTSIAGTFVPGFLFAFAITTIDSSIVSILNSLTPFNTLIFGAIVFGFGFKRTQLYGILIGLIGTLILILKGAALNPDQNYWYAFLIIIASIGYAFNANMVKKYLNDLNALSIVTGNFLLLIVPAFIVLSFTDFFKNFDFNNKILMQSLGYLAILSIVGTGIAKTIYNKLVHISDPVFSSSVTYLIPLVAIFWGVLDGEKLSPLQIFAGVIILFGVYLVNKKK; from the coding sequence ATGAATAATCAGCAACAAAAATGGTTGTATTTAACCTTACTTTCTTTGGTTTGGGGTAGTTCTTTTATTCTGATGAAAAAAGCCTTATTGGGTGTTACACCAATACAGTTGGGTGCGTTAAGAATGATTTTTACTTCGATATTTTTATTGTTAGTCGCTTTTCCGTCACTTAAAAAAATCAAGAAAAAGCATTATAAATACATCGTTTTTACATCTATTGCCGGCACTTTTGTACCTGGTTTTTTATTTGCTTTTGCAATTACAACAATAGACAGCTCTATTGTTTCAATTTTAAATTCTTTAACGCCATTTAATACGCTTATTTTTGGTGCAATTGTATTTGGTTTCGGATTTAAAAGAACACAACTATATGGTATTTTAATTGGTTTAATTGGTACATTAATTTTGATTTTAAAAGGAGCAGCTCTAAATCCTGATCAAAATTATTGGTATGCGTTTCTAATTATTATAGCTTCGATAGGTTATGCTTTTAATGCTAACATGGTAAAAAAGTATTTAAATGATTTAAATGCTTTGTCTATTGTTACAGGTAATTTTTTATTATTGATTGTGCCTGCTTTTATCGTTTTAAGCTTTACAGATTTTTTTAAAAATTTTGATTTTAATAATAAGATTTTGATGCAGTCTTTAGGTTATTTAGCGATCTTATCAATTGTAGGAACAGGAATCGCAAAAACAATATACAATAAATTGGTTCATATTTCAGATCCAGTTTTTTCATCATCTGTAACATATTTAATTCCGTTAGTAGCTATTTTTTGGGGAGTTTTAGACGGAGAAAAGTTAAGTCCTCTTCAAATATTTGCTGGTGTAATTATACTTTTTGGAGTTTATCTAGTAAATAAGAAAAAATAA
- a CDS encoding cation transporter has product MNTKRILFSLAITCFVFIGCAKDVKKENVSLAISGMTCEIGCAKTIQSKLSKKEGVIDAKVVFTDSIANIAYDANTTSKSELIAYVNGIAGGDLYTASETSTEVTKTKKSHTCSDDCKEKCELKAEKKGCCSGKTIDGKMVCAEDCKMACCDKKETV; this is encoded by the coding sequence ATGAACACTAAAAGAATATTATTTTCTCTAGCTATTACTTGTTTCGTTTTTATAGGATGTGCTAAAGATGTAAAAAAAGAGAATGTATCTCTAGCTATTTCTGGTATGACTTGCGAAATTGGTTGTGCAAAAACAATTCAATCTAAATTATCTAAAAAAGAAGGTGTAATAGATGCTAAAGTTGTTTTTACTGATAGTATTGCTAATATTGCTTACGATGCAAACACAACATCTAAAAGCGAATTGATTGCTTATGTTAACGGAATTGCTGGCGGAGATTTATATACGGCTTCAGAAACTTCAACAGAAGTAACTAAAACTAAAAAATCACATACTTGTTCTGATGATTGTAAAGAAAAGTGTGAATTAAAAGCAGAAAAAAAAGGCTGTTGTTCTGGTAAAACAATCGACGGTAAAATGGTTTGTGCAGAAGATTGTAAAATGGCTTGTTGCGACAAAAAAGAAACTGTTTAA
- a CDS encoding TonB-dependent receptor translates to MKKFLFIALIALSQVLTAQDKGTLKGLLTDKETNNDPLPFANVFIKGTSIGATTDFDGNYSIKVPAGTHVVSFSFLGYKTVEKTFTIKSGETVVLNQVMSAEEGVGLDEVVIKTSTSKESANALLLEQKKATVIKESIGAQTLAKVGVSNAANATTKISGVTKSEGTGSIYIRGLGDRYLSTTMNGLPIPSDDVSNKNINLNLFSTSVIKNVGISKTYTTFSYADQGSGNVDIGSKEYTKKGFSITVSGGTNTNVAGLSEDFRTPVINNDVTLGFHKKTFALQDLITNQGWGTEAMSTPINFSGSFTAANKFTVLGKDVAVFLTGSHSKSFTHQKGVFNSYRSNVLDNRFSDAEQYSSVANTTGYVNFKIKLNDNNKLKYNTLFVNTGTTNLYEQGRNGLGYVFDQDPQEEGAFVRDQNFKQTTMFVNQLMGEHKWNESNTINWAGGYNFVLAEEPNRIRNEVNILDITNSPLIQYSHVGDYQQRKSTQKIQDKEYTAFIENKWALGAKNEDDDKPYSLNYGVNFRHKERTFKSLFVGVRAKDFTAPSIDDLSETFTPTNFNNGLRLRVGEVDRYNADLDIMAGYVNFDFQLNEKFSGNLGLRYERDELDVTWDVTNYVGRFGTINRVYESLYPSVNLKYEIKENQYLRFASSITQTLPEFKELAPFEYVSPTGRVIKGNPNLEKSDIYNLDLKYEMFPQRGQLFSATAFYKQIINPINLAQARGSSGNFVYSNTGDEAEVYGLEFEAKTDLIKNDDDEGILNITGNVTKMWLKQDLLKDFQYKNITESSLQGASDFIINSSLSYSNKEEKEFITTLTGNYSSDKIFALGSPEDFANSASLYNDEILEKGFVALDLVVSKKLTDNLVVKFVGRNLLNPEIKQTQKVRDLITEVETNQTVLSYKKGSRLTLSIKYSF, encoded by the coding sequence ATGAAGAAATTTTTATTTATTGCTTTAATAGCATTAAGTCAAGTATTAACAGCACAAGACAAAGGAACTTTAAAAGGTTTATTAACCGATAAAGAAACAAATAATGATCCTTTGCCTTTTGCAAATGTATTTATAAAAGGAACTAGCATTGGAGCAACTACAGATTTTGATGGAAATTATTCTATTAAAGTTCCTGCCGGAACTCATGTAGTTTCTTTTAGTTTTTTAGGATACAAAACTGTAGAGAAAACATTTACAATTAAGTCTGGTGAAACTGTAGTTTTAAATCAGGTTATGTCTGCCGAAGAAGGTGTAGGTTTAGATGAGGTTGTTATCAAAACATCAACAAGTAAAGAATCTGCTAATGCTTTATTATTAGAGCAGAAAAAAGCAACAGTTATTAAAGAAAGTATTGGTGCACAAACATTGGCTAAAGTTGGTGTTTCTAACGCTGCAAATGCTACAACTAAAATTTCTGGTGTTACTAAAAGTGAAGGTACAGGAAGTATATATATTAGAGGTTTAGGAGATAGATATTTATCTACTACTATGAATGGTTTGCCAATTCCTTCGGATGATGTATCTAACAAAAACATCAATTTAAATTTATTTTCTACAAGTGTTATTAAAAATGTAGGTATTAGTAAAACATATACTACTTTTAGTTATGCAGACCAGGGTTCTGGTAATGTAGATATAGGTTCTAAAGAATATACAAAAAAAGGTTTTTCTATTACTGTATCTGGTGGTACAAATACAAATGTAGCAGGTCTTTCAGAAGATTTTAGAACTCCTGTTATTAATAACGATGTAACTTTAGGTTTTCATAAAAAAACATTTGCTTTACAAGATTTAATAACAAACCAAGGTTGGGGCACAGAAGCAATGTCTACCCCAATTAATTTTAGTGGTTCTTTTACTGCTGCAAATAAGTTTACGGTTTTAGGTAAAGATGTAGCTGTTTTCTTAACAGGTTCTCATTCAAAATCTTTTACACACCAAAAAGGTGTTTTTAATTCTTACAGATCTAATGTATTAGATAATCGTTTTTCTGATGCAGAACAATATAGTTCTGTAGCAAATACTACAGGTTATGTAAACTTTAAAATAAAATTAAACGATAATAACAAACTTAAATACAACACACTTTTTGTAAATACAGGTACAACAAACTTGTACGAACAAGGTAGAAATGGTTTGGGTTATGTTTTTGATCAAGATCCGCAAGAAGAAGGAGCTTTTGTAAGAGATCAAAACTTTAAGCAAACAACAATGTTTGTAAACCAGTTAATGGGAGAACATAAATGGAATGAAAGTAATACAATAAATTGGGCCGGAGGTTACAACTTTGTATTAGCAGAAGAACCAAACAGAATTAGAAACGAGGTGAATATTTTAGATATTACAAATTCACCTTTAATTCAGTATTCTCACGTTGGTGATTATCAGCAAAGAAAATCTACTCAGAAAATTCAAGATAAAGAATATACTGCTTTTATAGAAAATAAATGGGCTTTAGGTGCCAAAAATGAAGATGATGACAAACCATATTCTTTAAATTATGGTGTAAACTTTAGACATAAAGAAAGAACTTTTAAATCTTTATTTGTTGGGGTTAGAGCTAAAGATTTTACAGCACCTTCTATAGATGATTTATCAGAAACATTTACACCAACTAATTTTAATAATGGTTTAAGATTAAGAGTTGGTGAAGTAGATAGATACAATGCAGATTTAGATATTATGGCAGGTTATGTAAACTTCGATTTTCAATTGAATGAAAAGTTTTCTGGTAATTTAGGTTTACGTTATGAAAGAGACGAGTTAGATGTTACTTGGGACGTTACAAACTATGTTGGTAGATTTGGAACAATTAATAGAGTTTACGAGAGTTTATACCCAAGTGTAAATTTAAAATATGAAATTAAAGAAAATCAATATTTACGTTTTGCATCTAGTATTACACAAACTTTACCAGAATTTAAAGAATTAGCACCTTTTGAGTATGTTTCTCCTACAGGTCGTGTAATCAAAGGAAACCCTAATTTAGAAAAATCTGATATCTATAACTTAGATTTAAAATATGAAATGTTTCCTCAAAGAGGGCAGTTATTTTCTGCAACTGCATTTTACAAGCAAATTATTAACCCAATTAACTTAGCGCAAGCAAGAGGTTCTTCTGGTAACTTTGTATATTCTAATACAGGTGATGAAGCAGAAGTGTATGGTTTAGAATTTGAAGCTAAAACAGATTTAATTAAAAATGACGACGACGAAGGTATTTTAAACATAACTGGTAACGTTACAAAAATGTGGTTAAAACAAGATTTATTAAAAGATTTTCAATACAAAAATATTACAGAATCTAGTTTACAAGGCGCTTCAGATTTTATTATAAATAGTTCTTTAAGTTATAGCAATAAAGAAGAAAAGGAATTTATTACGACTTTAACTGGTAACTATTCTTCAGATAAAATATTCGCATTGGGTTCTCCAGAAGATTTTGCAAATAGTGCATCATTATATAATGACGAAATATTAGAAAAAGGATTTGTTGCTTTAGACTTAGTTGTAAGTAAAAAACTTACAGATAATTTAGTTGTAAAGTTTGTAGGTAGAAACTTATTAAACCCAGAAATTAAACAAACTCAAAAAGTTAGAGACTTAATTACAGAGGTAGAAACAAACCAAACAGTATTGTCTTATAAGAAAGGAAGTAGACTTACATTAAGTATAAAATACAGTTTCTAA
- a CDS encoding porin: MKLLMLRKVVILSCIYLCINTNAQETNAPKFGKGLFNLVGKDSTWSMKVGLRFQTLATSSWDVNNGLSNPESSFLIRRSRLKFDGFAYSPKLKYKVELGLSNRDQSGASQYTSNAPRYILDAVLKWNFAGNFVLWFGQTKLPGNRERVISSANMQQVDRSLLNSRFNIDRDIGIQLRHHFNLTETFIVKEIFSIAQGEGRNITTGNIGGHQYTTRLELLPFGNFAGKGDYKGSDLKFEQKPKLALGIAYDFNNDASKTRSNQGSYMLNDTGFYSTNISTLFIDAMYKHKGFSLMAEYANRTAEDALAKNSDGTLTGDEVQVGNGLNLQSGYLLSKTLEVSARYTNITLDKNITGKGAENQYTLGLSKYISGHQLKVQTDLSYTDIGFKTNKLLYRLQVDIHF, encoded by the coding sequence ATGAAATTATTAATGCTGCGTAAAGTAGTAATATTAAGCTGTATTTACCTATGTATCAATACAAATGCACAAGAAACCAATGCACCTAAATTTGGAAAAGGTCTTTTTAATCTAGTAGGAAAAGACAGTACTTGGTCTATGAAAGTAGGTCTAAGATTTCAAACACTTGCAACTTCTAGTTGGGACGTTAATAATGGTCTTTCAAACCCAGAATCTTCTTTTTTAATTAGAAGGTCTCGTTTAAAATTTGATGGTTTTGCATATTCACCAAAATTAAAATATAAAGTAGAATTAGGTTTATCTAATAGAGATCAATCTGGTGCTTCACAATACACTAGTAATGCTCCTAGATATATTTTAGATGCTGTATTAAAATGGAATTTTGCAGGAAATTTTGTACTTTGGTTTGGACAAACAAAATTACCTGGTAACAGAGAGCGTGTTATTTCTTCTGCAAACATGCAACAAGTAGACAGATCTTTACTTAATAGTAGATTTAATATAGATAGAGATATTGGTATACAATTAAGGCATCACTTTAATCTTACAGAAACATTTATTGTAAAAGAAATATTTTCTATTGCGCAAGGTGAAGGTAGAAACATTACGACTGGTAATATTGGTGGTCATCAATACACAACTAGATTAGAATTGTTACCATTCGGAAACTTTGCAGGTAAAGGAGATTATAAAGGAAGTGATTTAAAGTTTGAACAAAAACCTAAGTTAGCATTAGGTATTGCTTATGATTTTAACAATGACGCTTCTAAAACAAGAAGTAACCAAGGCTCTTATATGTTAAACGATACAGGTTTTTATTCAACAAATATTTCTACATTATTTATTGATGCAATGTATAAACATAAAGGATTTTCTTTAATGGCAGAGTATGCTAACAGAACTGCAGAAGACGCTTTAGCAAAAAATTCTGATGGAACATTAACAGGGGATGAAGTGCAAGTTGGTAATGGCCTAAACTTACAATCTGGTTATTTATTATCTAAAACCTTAGAGGTTTCTGCACGTTACACCAATATCACCTTAGATAAAAACATCACGGGTAAAGGTGCAGAAAATCAATATACATTAGGTTTATCAAAATATATTTCTGGTCATCAATTAAAAGTACAAACAGATTTAAGCTACACAGACATAGGCTTTAAGACTAATAAATTACTTTATAGATTACAAGTAGATATTCATTTTTAA
- a CDS encoding inorganic phosphate transporter, translating into MGDPYILMLVALAVLAIVDLVVGVSNDAVNFLNSAIGSKAISVRNIMIIASVGVFMGAITSSGMMEVARKGIFNPNMFMFQDIMFIFMAVMITDILLLDIFNSLGMPTSTTVSIVFELLGAAVCISLIKISANDAQTFSDLWNYINHETATKIILGILLSVVVAFSVGAIVQFISRLIYSFNFEKRATYINALFGGFAITAITYFIIIKGMKGTPFYKDVKFLIEGNTIAIIAGSFAVWSLISQILIKVFKINILKLIIGIGTFSLAMAFSGNDLVNFVGVPIAAWNSYQAWEVSGVAADAFSMGVLAKKVPSNVWLLLVAGAIMVVTLWTSSKAQNVIKTGIDLSRQGEGHEKFKPNPLSRVTVRAAMAINTGISYILPKSTLNFIDSKFTKPVIELPKDKTYELPAFDLVRASVNLIVAGILISVATSMKLPLSTTYVTFMVAMGTSLADRAWGRESAVYRVAGVLNVIGGWFLTAITAFLAAAIVAYLISWDMIMIPILLAVVAFLIGRNTLIHRKKTKEDKKQIYIERAELITINGVIEESADHISGVANRVNKLYTNVVNDLANHDLNKLRKTDKHVGKLNDEIDNLKDGVFYFIKSLDDTSVQASRFYVMVLGYLQDVAQSISYISRASYKHVNNNHKNLKKGQLKDLKHIDQELSSLLLKVADVYEKRTFDNLSEILIEKQELFKNVSESIEKQVSRIRTDETSPKNTTLYFSLLLETKDLISALMNLLNTYEEFYLTTKQNK; encoded by the coding sequence ATGGGAGATCCATATATTTTAATGTTAGTCGCTTTAGCTGTTTTAGCTATAGTAGACTTAGTCGTAGGAGTTAGTAACGATGCTGTTAACTTCTTAAATTCTGCTATTGGTTCTAAAGCAATATCAGTAAGAAACATCATGATTATAGCCAGTGTAGGTGTTTTTATGGGGGCTATAACCTCTAGTGGTATGATGGAAGTTGCACGTAAAGGTATTTTCAATCCAAATATGTTTATGTTTCAAGACATCATGTTCATTTTTATGGCAGTAATGATTACGGATATTTTACTATTAGATATTTTTAATTCTCTTGGTATGCCAACCTCTACAACAGTTTCTATTGTATTTGAATTATTAGGAGCTGCAGTATGTATATCTTTAATTAAAATATCTGCAAATGACGCACAAACTTTTTCTGATTTATGGAATTATATAAACCATGAAACTGCTACAAAAATTATTTTAGGAATTTTACTATCTGTTGTTGTTGCTTTTTCTGTTGGGGCTATCGTTCAATTTATATCTAGACTTATATACTCTTTTAATTTTGAAAAAAGAGCAACATATATAAATGCTTTATTTGGTGGTTTTGCAATTACAGCTATTACTTACTTTATTATTATTAAAGGTATGAAAGGTACTCCTTTCTATAAAGATGTAAAGTTTTTAATTGAAGGAAATACTATCGCCATTATCGCTGGAAGCTTTGCCGTTTGGTCTTTAATCTCTCAGATTTTAATTAAAGTATTTAAAATTAATATATTAAAATTAATTATTGGTATTGGAACATTCTCTTTAGCTATGGCTTTTTCTGGTAATGATTTGGTAAACTTTGTAGGTGTACCAATTGCCGCTTGGAATTCTTATCAAGCATGGGAGGTTTCTGGTGTAGCCGCTGATGCTTTTTCTATGGGTGTTTTAGCCAAAAAAGTTCCATCAAATGTTTGGTTGTTATTAGTTGCAGGTGCAATTATGGTAGTAACATTATGGACATCAAGTAAGGCACAAAATGTTATAAAAACTGGTATAGATTTATCTAGACAAGGAGAAGGACACGAGAAATTTAAACCAAACCCTTTATCTAGAGTTACTGTAAGAGCAGCAATGGCAATAAATACTGGTATTAGTTATATTTTACCTAAATCTACTTTAAACTTTATAGACTCTAAATTTACTAAACCTGTTATAGAGTTACCTAAGGATAAAACTTACGAATTACCAGCTTTTGATTTGGTTAGAGCTTCTGTAAATTTAATTGTAGCTGGTATTTTAATTTCTGTTGCTACATCTATGAAGTTACCTTTATCTACAACATATGTAACATTTATGGTGGCAATGGGTACTTCTTTAGCAGATAGAGCTTGGGGAAGAGAAAGTGCTGTTTACAGAGTTGCAGGTGTTTTAAATGTAATTGGTGGTTGGTTTTTAACTGCAATAACTGCATTTTTAGCTGCAGCCATAGTAGCTTATTTAATAAGTTGGGACATGATTATGATTCCTATTTTGTTAGCAGTCGTTGCTTTTCTAATAGGTAGAAATACTTTAATACATAGAAAGAAAACAAAAGAAGATAAAAAACAAATTTACATTGAAAGAGCCGAGTTAATTACAATTAACGGAGTAATTGAAGAAAGCGCAGATCATATTTCTGGTGTTGCCAACAGAGTAAACAAATTGTATACAAATGTTGTTAACGATTTAGCTAATCATGATTTAAACAAACTTCGTAAAACAGATAAACACGTTGGAAAACTAAATGATGAAATAGATAACCTAAAAGATGGTGTTTTCTATTTTATAAAATCTTTAGACGATACATCTGTGCAAGCTAGTAGGTTTTATGTTATGGTTTTAGGTTACTTACAAGATGTTGCGCAATCTATTAGTTATATTTCTAGAGCAAGCTATAAACACGTAAATAATAACCATAAAAATTTAAAGAAAGGTCAGTTAAAAGATTTAAAACATATAGATCAAGAGTTATCATCTCTATTACTTAAGGTTGCAGATGTCTATGAAAAAAGAACTTTCGATAACTTAAGCGAAATTTTAATCGAAAAACAAGAACTATTTAAAAATGTTTCTGAATCTATAGAAAAACAAGTTTCTAGAATTAGAACAGATGAAACTAGCCCGAAAAACACAACTCTTTATTTTAGCTTATTGTTAGAAACAAAAGATTTAATTTCTGCTTTAATGAACCTTCTTAATACTTACGAAGAATTTTATTTAACAACAAAACAGAATAAATAA
- a CDS encoding patatin-like phospholipase family protein, giving the protein MKIKLLFFVSLITLSIYTQSKQPKVGLVLSGGGAKGFAHIGVLKAIDKAGIQIDYVGGTSMGAIVGGLYAAGYSANQIEEIILKTDFLTLLRDRLPRSSETFFEKEYGEKSVVTLPVNKGKIGLPRAISKGQNVLNLLLELFDSVDGNQDFSKLSIPFFCIATDVENGSPVILEKGSLPLALRASGSFPSLLNPVEIYDKLLIDGGIANNFPVSILKQKGMDIVIGVDVEGKLFQKDKINSVVALLNQIMSYKMYSKSDEEVKKLDVYIHPEIYNYTVVDFDKKEEILKKGVIEASKYAKVFDEIAAKQQTKKKRKNLEFSTEKLLISDIGIDGASYYTRAFVLGKLNIKNGDSLSRNDITKKIYLLSATRNYNRIEYNLIKKVDGSYLLDFKLKESNENANLKLGVHYDLLYKSSVLASYNQKHLLKKNDLFSLDMILGDNLRYNLNYFVDNGFYISYGFRSRYNHFRSNSKYNQVSDLPNVSSINLSYTDITNQAFFQTTFNRKFALGVGAEHKWLKASTETLSTNDTPETIIDRSNYFNAFGYIKLDTYDKKYFVTKGYFADLNFKWYIASTDYNNDFKMFSQAKGTVGFTTTFFDKLTFQNTNEAGFTIGNPNSNIFDFYLGGYNQNYINTFVSLYGYELADLSNNSFIKSQFDFRYKVGDSHYFSLIANYARLEDNVFEDLDLFKNIKSGYAVGYSYDSFLGPIEIKYSWTPDHTDGQWLFNLGFWF; this is encoded by the coding sequence ATGAAAATAAAACTACTTTTTTTTGTTTCTCTTATCACCTTAAGTATTTATACGCAAAGTAAACAACCAAAAGTAGGATTGGTTTTAAGCGGAGGAGGTGCCAAAGGTTTTGCTCATATTGGCGTTTTAAAAGCAATTGATAAAGCTGGCATACAAATAGATTATGTTGGCGGTACAAGTATGGGCGCAATTGTTGGTGGTTTGTATGCCGCTGGTTATTCTGCAAATCAAATAGAAGAAATTATTCTAAAAACAGATTTCTTAACGCTGTTAAGAGACCGATTACCTAGAAGTTCAGAAACCTTTTTCGAGAAAGAATATGGTGAAAAATCTGTAGTTACGCTGCCGGTTAACAAAGGTAAAATAGGTTTGCCAAGAGCAATTTCTAAAGGACAAAATGTATTAAACTTATTGTTAGAACTTTTCGATTCTGTAGATGGCAATCAAGATTTCTCTAAACTTTCAATTCCGTTTTTTTGTATTGCAACAGATGTAGAAAACGGATCGCCAGTAATTTTAGAAAAAGGCTCTTTACCATTAGCTTTAAGAGCAAGTGGTTCTTTTCCTTCACTTTTAAATCCTGTAGAGATTTATGATAAGCTGTTAATTGATGGTGGTATTGCAAATAATTTTCCTGTGAGTATTTTAAAGCAAAAAGGAATGGATATTGTGATTGGCGTAGATGTAGAAGGCAAACTATTTCAGAAAGATAAAATAAACTCTGTTGTTGCTTTATTAAACCAGATTATGAGCTATAAAATGTATAGTAAATCTGATGAAGAGGTAAAAAAGTTAGATGTTTATATTCATCCAGAAATTTATAATTATACAGTTGTAGATTTTGATAAAAAAGAAGAAATTTTAAAAAAAGGTGTTATCGAAGCATCTAAATATGCAAAGGTTTTTGATGAAATTGCGGCCAAACAACAAACAAAAAAGAAAAGAAAAAACTTAGAATTTAGCACAGAAAAGTTATTAATTTCTGATATTGGAATTGATGGAGCTTCTTATTATACCAGAGCATTTGTTTTGGGAAAACTAAATATAAAAAATGGAGATAGTTTATCTAGAAACGACATTACAAAGAAGATTTATTTGCTTTCTGCAACAAGAAATTATAACCGAATAGAATATAATTTAATTAAAAAAGTAGACGGAAGTTATTTGTTAGACTTTAAGTTAAAAGAATCTAACGAAAATGCAAACTTAAAGTTAGGTGTACATTACGACTTGTTATATAAGTCGAGTGTTTTGGCTAGTTATAACCAGAAACATTTACTTAAAAAAAACGATTTGTTTTCTTTAGACATGATTTTAGGTGATAATTTAAGATACAATTTAAATTATTTTGTAGATAATGGTTTTTATATAAGTTATGGGTTTAGATCTCGTTACAATCACTTTAGAAGTAATTCGAAATATAATCAAGTATCAGATTTACCCAACGTAAGTAGTATCAATTTAAGTTATACAGATATTACCAATCAAGCCTTTTTTCAGACTACATTTAATAGAAAATTTGCTTTAGGTGTAGGTGCAGAACATAAATGGTTAAAAGCATCAACAGAAACATTATCTACTAATGATACACCAGAAACTATTATTGATAGAAGTAATTACTTTAATGCCTTCGGATATATAAAACTAGACACATATGATAAAAAATACTTTGTAACCAAGGGGTATTTTGCTGATTTAAATTTTAAATGGTACATCGCATCAACAGATTATAATAACGACTTTAAGATGTTTTCGCAAGCAAAAGGAACTGTTGGTTTTACAACAACTTTTTTTGATAAATTAACTTTTCAAAATACTAATGAAGCTGGTTTTACTATTGGGAATCCTAATTCTAATATTTTTGATTTTTACCTAGGTGGTTACAATCAAAATTACATAAATACTTTTGTGTCTTTATATGGATATGAATTGGCAGATTTATCTAATAACTCTTTTATAAAATCTCAATTCGATTTTAGATACAAGGTAGGCGATTCTCATTACTTTTCTTTGATAGCCAATTATGCTAGATTAGAGGATAATGTTTTTGAAGATCTAGATTTATTTAAAAATATCAAATCTGGTTATGCCGTTGGTTATAGTTACGATTCTTTTTTAGGGCCTATCGAAATAAAATATAGTTGGACACCAGATCATACAGACGGGCAATGGTTGTTTAATCTAGGTTTTTGGTTTTAA